The window GAGCAACGTCTCAGTGGCCTGCCTGGGCAACGGGTTTCCCAGAAGACTACAGAACTTCACAGAAGGTGCTGCCCTTTacttatttgtgtttttttttaaagtatgtataTAAGGAAAATTAAgggcttcatctgccaggactTGCTCGAGGTAGCTATCAGATTAAAACAATTcaacaataaaatcattttttaaaaaacacaaaatgtAAACTCCATCAACAATAAAATCAGCAATAAAACTTGCAGTAAGGCCACCACTACAAAGAGCCCCCAAAGCAATGTAAAATAAAGCAACGCCAGCCGATGTCTTAAGCCAGTAGTAATAAAAGAGCCCGTCATGGATATAGTGAGAAGTATAGGAGTTTCTGGCCATCCTAGCCCCACAAGCagacaggccacaaagggagtctcgAGGCCTAGAACGGAAAACCTTGGAGACTGGTATGAAGCGTGTATGGCCATAAATAGATCGGAAGAGCCTCATATCAATATATACCATGTACTAAGGCCAAGGTAcatgagaatggcaggaatgtctaacttcacaaaAGTCAGAAACAGAATTCAAGGATGGATgtattggtggagggccaaaagatattcctatgtagggtttttttctgggaaaagaggtggtggaactcagtgggttgcccttggagaaaatggtcacatggctggtggccccgccctctgatctccagacagaggggagtttagatggccctccgtgccatggcgcggagggcaatctaaactcccctctgtctggagatcagagggcggggccaccagccatgtgaccattttcaagaggttccggaactccgttccaccacgttccagctgaaaaaaagccctgttcatatgtATGAGAATGCTGAGAATCACTAATTTTGCATGGCCTTTGTTAAGATAGGCAGCAAGAATGaactgtttttatatattttaagatgtttcaaatacGAATAACCTTGTTTGCTGTTTGGAGTTCTGAGATGGTAAGTTAGCCAAGGAGTGCCCCTTTAAAGTGGGACAGCCATTGTGAGGAGAAGGTTCTGagaccctataaatatgacacgCTGAACTGAGAGGGAGCTTCTTCCTAGGAGGGGATCCTGCCTGTGACTTCTTATCTTTGGATAAGATACTTTTTGGGACTCGTGTAATCGCtctccttaaattgtctttgtagTTGTTatgatggatggtatgatttctCTATTGATTGAGCTGGTATTAAGAATGCTAAATAattatgttgtaataataaagacttagaatggaagcagagattctttgATAGTATTACTTGGGTATTATACCTAGTAACAAACCtaaagagagctagtttggtgtagtggtcaagagcagcaggactctaatccggagaaccggttctgattccccactcctccacttgaagccagctgggtttccttgggtcagtcacagctctctcagagctctctcagccccacccacctcacagggtgttgtggggataataatggcatactttgtaaactgctctgagtgggcattaagttgtcctgaagggcactatataaatcgaatgttgttattattattattatcaaacgTTATTGCccgagttaaatgatttgatataggaaagccaactagatgctcagggcttcttaagtgcacacctatatctgaatcagacccAACCAGAGTCATCCAAAACAAGCACACAGGTGGGCTACAggccataaaaacagcaatccagAATGGGATTTCGGTGGGATTTCCTGTCTCCCCTGGCCAAGAGGCTTCTAGGTTGTGAAATAGCttgccattccttcttctgaTCAGCATCCTGGGGTCTCAGTGAGCCACAGCCAGTGCTTGATCCACAGATCTCCTGGTTTCCAAAGGCCCACAGACAGTTCTGCAAGACGTTAGGCTAGGAAGCCTTTTCTATCTTCCGCTTGAGTTATGTTCTGTGGTCTCCCCACACCTTCTAGCTGTATGAAGATAGCTGCAACTTAACGAAATCAGTGGTTTCTTCCACGGTCAACACAGCCAAAGATGCTGCTTTTGGAGCCAAAGATATCGTAACACACAGAGTGGCAGAAGCTGTAGACATCACCAAGGACATTGTGCGTGACAGTGTCGGCCTGACCAAGTCAGTGGCGTCTTCCACAATGaactctgccagggaggctgcatTTGGGGCAACGGATCTGATGTCCCATAGAGTGGCTGATGTTGTCAACTTAACCAAAGGGACTGTTCATGACACCCTCGGCTTGACCAAGTCAGTGGCGTCTTCCACAATGAACACTGCCAGGGAGGCTGCATTTGGGGCCACGGATCTTGTGACCAGTCGAATGGGCGACATCGTCAACTTGACCAAAGGGACCGTTCAGGACAGTGTTGACTTGACTAAGTCAGTGATGAATTCCACAGTTAGCACCACCAAAGACGCCACATTTGGGGCCACAGATCTCGTGACCCACAGAGTGGCCGACATCGTCAACTTGACCAAAGGGACCGTTCAGGACAGTGTTGACTTGACCAAGTCAGTGATGAATTCCACAGTCAACACTGCCAAAGATGCTGCATTTGGGGCCACAGATCTCGTGACTCACAGAGTGACGGACATCGTCAACTTGACCAAAGGAACCGTTCAGGACAGTGTTGGCTTAACCAAGTTGGTGGTGGCTTCCACAGTGAATACTGCTAAGGATGTTGCATTTGGTGCCAAAGATATTGTGACCAGTCGAATGGGTGACATCATCAACTTGACCAAAGGGACCGTTCAGGACAGCGTTGACTTGACCAAGTCAGTGGTGTCCTCTACAGTTGGCACAGCTCTCCAAGCTGCCCAGGGAACGAGAGAGATCTTAGCTGGACGGTCATACAAACCAGCAGAAAACAGCAGTGACCAAAGCATTGAGCTGACCAACTTACTAAAGCAAATGGTGGCAAGCGGAGTGGATGCCGTGCTGGAGAAGTCAGAGAGAATGGTGGACCATTTCCTGCCCATGACGCAGGAGGAGCTGGGTAAGAAAGGCGCTGGATGCTTTGTAGCATCGCCCGTGAAAGTCTCTTTCAGGCCCTGCTTTTTATCTGCCTTTCAGAGCTGAAGAGGCTGTCCTGTCCCTCTTTTGCAGAAAAGCTGGCTGTAGAAGTACCAGGTCCAAATAAGGCTTCCATGAAGGATGAGCAGCAAAGTTATTTCATCCGCTTGGGCTCCCTCTCCACCAAAGTACGCCATCGGGCCTACATGTATTCCCTCAGCAAACTTCATCTCCTTAAGGAAAACACTCAAAATATGCTTTTTCAGCTCCAAATGATAATTAACCTGgtaagttccattttatcaaTCATCTCCACCCCTCCGTTCACAGTCCcagtttcctgctgcctgccctgGTAAAtctttatcctacccttcctccaatgaGCTCAGGATAGCTCAGGGCCCTTAGCACAGCTTCGTTATCTTTCTTGTGATTTGCTTTTCTCTCCTGCAGGTTGCCTTGTCTATTTCTATAGAGAGGCAGTTCAGAAATAAATTTCAGCCTGAACGCAGATGAAGCTGCCTGCTCCCCAACCAGATCTTTGGATGCCCGCCTCAACTGAGTTGCACTGTTCAAAGTCCATTGTAGTAATTGGGCTTAAAAGTGCAATTCTGCTTTGGACAGTACTGGCCGCCAGCTAGCTTAGAAGGGTCTGATTTTGCTGGCATGTTTCTCCACGCCCTGTggcagagaagggtctttcccagaaccagagagccttttaactggagggaTCAGGGCAGGACCTGGAACCTTTGCCTGCAAAACAGGTGATCTAGTCCAGCATTGAGTAGTTGACATTGAACTTCTGAAGAGGACTCCCGCAGAGTCTGATCTGGTGGTCCAGCTAGCCTGGTATGGTACATATTTCCTGCAAAGGCTTTTTCAGAGCGCTGGGCAAGGCTCCTtctgtcccacccacctcccTGAGACTGAATCTGGGGGGGTTCTGTATGCAAAGATCAAGCTCTGCCACCAGGACATGGTCCTTCCCCAAAACCTGACCACCTGCATGACCCCCATTATAAGCCCTCAAAACAATTTGTTCTGAGACCTCAGAACGATTGAAGTTATTTCAGCAGTGAAACACACACCAGCTGCCTTTACTGCGGAACcctgaatgtgtgggtgtgtgtatgcgtgtgtgtgtatataaagccaccgagttttcaaggcaagagatgaacagatgtggtttgccattgcctgcctctgcgtagtgaccctggacttccttgatggtctcccatcccatctgattactaatcagggccagccctgcttaccTTGCACCATCCAGGTCAGACCTAAATGATCTGTTCTCACTAGCAATGCCTCTCCAAGAGCTCCATCAGAGAAAACGTTCTCCAAGACCCACTAGCCAAGAACCTTCACGTTGGTGGGCGTAGTACCTGGGATCTGCCAGTATGCTTTAGGCCCTCTCTAAATGTATTGCAAACATTCATAGTTATCCCAATGAGCCCATCCTGTGTCTTGGCAGGTTGAGAGTGTGAAAGAAGGTGTGGGGCAGCGGTTCCAAGAGGCCCAACAGAAACTCCATCAGGTCTTGTCAGAGTGGGTCCAGAGCCAGCCAGGAGGGAAGCAGGCCAAAGAAGATGCACAGAAAGAGGTATCTCTTACTTCTTAGCAAATGTCCAGTGGGGCAAGGGAGATGCCCTTCCCCCAAGTTGGGAGGACGTCCACACTTTTAAGCTGTCCTATCAAGGGAGGCGGGGGCAatgtttactttcttttttttaattttaatttttgaatttttttaacaatatgcaatagtaaaaaaacacaaatgtataaccatataactatataaacagtatgaatataaacatgtgctcgagacagcgtatcaattgccttggcagtatttGCAATATATGTGGtaaggacaacgaaagaacataagatttaataaattgctataactttgagattgtcaggtattgacttccaagtatttgttttgcttttccgtATAGTCCAGAAAAGcccaccatttctcatagaaactgGATCGGAAGTTCCGGTTCTCAGCGGTTGAGATGCGGTCTGAgattttctccattgtgagaaattcccataatttattaatccaaggctgtattgtgagtgggactttggatttccatgattttgtttttatggctttggccgcactgatcataattgaaatcagatcttttcggaTTAGGGGgatgtcctcctttccccacaaatcaagaaaaacaagttcaggacGTGGTTGAATGGCATACCCAGTTATTTTCCCAATCATGTTGAAGATCAGGCTCCAGTAATGTCAAATCAAAGGGCAATTCCACCAACAGTGGGAAAAAGAGCCTGTTTGTTTGCAGCCACGCCAGCATTGTGGGTCGTATGAAGGATTTATGTCGTGTAGCTTGAGTGgggttaggtaccacctgtgcaTGATTTTTCTGGAGGTTGTTCTGATATTCATAGCATTAGTGGAGCATATTTTTGAGGACCAAATTTGTGCCCATTGTGAGTCGGAAATGATTGTATTGCAGTCTGACTGCCACCGAAACTGATAGTTTCCTTTTTTTACTCCACTTTTGGGAGTTTAGGATTTTATGAAGAATAGAAATgagacctttttcttttttacgaGAAATTAACAATTTTCAAAATCAGTATGAGTTTTTTTAAGTTGCGCTTGTATCGTTGGGCTACTAATGAAGTGGTTTAACTGAAAATATTCAGACCAGGGTAATTTGATGTTGGCTGATGACTCCAATTGGGATTTGGGTTTTAGAAAATTTTTGGAGGTGACATCCCATAGTCTTGTTAATTTTAGTGCTCTCCACAAAGGGAAAGATTCTTTAGAGTTGCCCGGGATGAACCATTTTTGTTGTAAAAAAGAAGATAGTGGAGAGACGTTGGGGGCTAATGATGTTCTTTTTATGACCCATATTTGTAAGATAATGTTTACCTTCTTAAAGTTTTATAGACCCTATTGTAGACCCTATTACATggttgaaattgactgtactgactcacactgtatagccctccttaagtctcagtggaaaaggaggactataaatgatgtacagAACAGGAGAGGTGCTGAGGCTCTGACCTTGTAAGGAGCCCTGCGGCCTCTGCCTGGGACGGCTCTTTCCCGAGCTCCACTGTCGGGGGAAAGCGTTGCAGTTGCTTAGTGGTGCCAGGGCTGCAGAGGGGGACAGAATCAGGGTTCGTAGGACGCTTGGGTTGGGGTTGGATGGTCTTAGGGCAGGTCTGGGAGGAACTGGGTCCCCATAGCAGTTCTTAGCAGTGCTGGCTGGTGCCCTGGGACATGCATTCTGCACATGCACGGACATCTTTCTTTGTTTTATAAAAGCCACATCCTATCTCTGcatttaaaaaagggaaatagccatgggtgggaggggagggggcagttaaATGGGGGAGGCAAAACAATGCTACAATAACTGCAAAATGTGTAATGCAAAATTGTGCTAATGCCTGTTTATTtatccattcattcatttttttcacttataccctatctttctccccaatgggagatcatattcctctccattttatcctcctgacaaccctgtgaggtaggttaagctgagagtgtgtgcctgacccaaggtcactcagcaagctcccatggcagggtggggatttgaacctgggtctcccagatcctagtctgtaaccactacaccacactggtgaaTGCTGCTGCGGACCTGACTGCCAGGGACAACATGGGCATCTCCCCGTGTGCCAAGTGTGCCCAACGCATGAGCATCTCCATGACGTGCCTGCATCAGTGGAAAGAATGTGTGGGATGAACCAATTTGGAGTGTGGCCTACATGAGGGACAGGCAATTGTAGCCCAGAGAGCCCATCCAGTCTCCATCTGGGCTCCTAGCAGAGTTTCTGATAACGTGGGCAAAGGGCTCTTTAAGCCAATTCCCCTGCTCTGAGGAGCCATGGAGGCTCTGGCAGAACCTGCCTCCTAcctaagaggaaaggatgaggTACGTATGGGAAGGATGCTGAACAGGGCCTCTCTTGTTCCTACTTGGGGAGCTGGAGCCCTTTGCCTCTGCCTAGAAGTGAGTGGCTGAACCACGCAGAGAGAGGAGGGGCCTTGCTGGTAGGTGAGATGAGGGAGTGGGGTGGGGCTACGCAGGAGATGctcatggacccccccccccagactgaaCCGTAAAGCCTCAGTTGCTACTCAGACTGCAGAGAACAAGTCCTTTGCCAATTTAGGGGGCCAGGGGGTGGAACCAGCACTGCtgacccatccatccatcccaattttatcccacccttctccaaggagctcagggcagtggacacgtcctcccttcctccattttatcctcacaacaaccctgtgtggtagtttAGGTTGAGAGTCAGACTGGCCCACAGGCATACCCTCCGTTACTGAGTGGTAATTTGAACTGTCTCCCTAGATTGTCCACCCCTTCCTCAGTTCAGAATGTGGCCTCTATGAAATATTAATTGCCACCTTAGAGGGCCACAGACACTACGGCCCCTTTTTGTGGTGTCCACGCGTGACCTCTGCAGCTTtgcctcctctctgcaggtcgAATTGCGCACTCTGGCTTTGCTTCATTTTATCGCCCAGGGCCTGGGTCCAGCCTACTCTCGGTTGATGTCGAGCATTGAAGGCCTCCCCAGCAACATACGTGAAAAAGTGGGCCAGGCCATCAGCAACGTCCGCCAGctccaagcttctttctcctcTGCCACGTCCTTCCAAGACTTGCCATCCAACATCCTAGTCCAGAGCCGTGAGCAAATTGCTAAGGCCCGTGAGGCTCTGGACGTGCTCGTGGAGTATGTGCTACAGAACACGCCTCTGAACTGGGTTGTGGGGCCTTTCCGGGCACTGCCAGCTGCTACCAAAGAAGTCACGATGGCGGAAATGCCCAGACTGGCTGACCCAGAGAAGGCAAAGAAAGAGCCAAAGGATGGAGGCGAGACCACCACATCAGGTGCGGCTCTGAAGGAGACCCTGACACCGCCCAGGCCAGCGACGGCCGTGCCCAAACTGGCAAAGATGCCCGAGCAAGCCATGGAGGTGGAAGCAGAAAAAGTGAAAGAAGCAGGCCAGACTCAAGAGGTGGCAGCTACTTTTGACATGCCAAAGAGAGCAAAGAAAGAGGTGAAGCAGAGGGAAAGGGAAacggaaaaggcaggggaaagctTGCAAAGTAAGACCCCCAAAGCTTCTGAGAAGAAACCATAAAGTTTCCAAGTATTTTTGCTAGAGCTGCTGGAAAAGATTTCCCGGCTGGTCTTGCTCCCTTATGCTACGCCAGACCAAAAACTCCTCTCAGCCAATCCCATGCCATTATTCCCACAGTGCCACTGCACAACTCCTGGGCACTGCCTCCTCCCAGTCTCCGCACCAGATAAAAGTGGATCACGCAGCCACTCACTCATGCAGAAGAATTCCTCTGCAACTCTCTCTCACCCGGGAGGCAGCCCGTTACTTCTCTGCATGATTTGTCACGCTGGCCTATTTAGCTTCTGCCGATTCTGCATCAGACGTGATTGAAGAGTATGAGCCCCCTTGAGCAAAATTACCAACCTGCAAAGGAGGGTGTACGTTGAACCTCTGTGTGAATCCCTGCCGTGAATAAGAGGCAAGCCCAGAGCAGAGTGACTCACAGAGAAACGCAGGAATGGTTTTCTCTCCATGTGGAGCACGTCTTCAGCGTTTAGTAATAAAATTGCCTCAGCTCTTGATATTGGGAGACCCTCACTTAACTAGACAGCTCTGTTTTGCAAATGGGAGGTTCCTCCGCAGACTGACTTGTGCCTATTTATGCATATATCCAAAAAAAAGACCTGCCGCTGATACCCCTTTCCCCTTGCACTGTTGCAATAGCTTTAAGCACAGCCACATGAACCCCGTTCATGTTACTGTGATGCACAAGCAGAGAATTTGGTACTAGGCTCTTGATTCAGGTCTATCTGCCCTTTTTTTCTTAATAAAATAAAGTTTATGGTCCTAATGGCTGAAGTGATTTCTTTGACCTACAGGGGTAAAGAAGATGGAGAGGTTACAGACTGTTTAAAAGATGGGTTTGAGAAGCAGGATTttaaaaggaggggaaaggggaaagctgGCACTGTGGAGGTTTCCAGAGAGGACATTCTGGGGGGCACGGGGGGGCGGGGTAGCGATGAAGAGTGGAAGGACCTAAAACTGGGCTAGAACTGGTGTGAGGCTAAACTATAATCCCATGAGCTACTGGGGGGGGCGGAAGGGGGGATTCTGTGTTGGTCTCTGTGCCTTTTCTGCAGAATGTATTCAGGTCCCTTCTGCTTAATACAGAAAAGGGGTTCTAGTACAGCCACACCTCTGGCTATAACAGCCTTGCGCGTAAAAGATACTATTACCTGCAAAAAGACCTCTTAGTCCATGTGCCCAAAGCCTTCTGTTGTTGGTCACATGCATAAAAGGCCTAAAGAGGAGAACAAGAGGAACCAGCTTCTTAAAAGCTTCCCTGCCTGTTCATCCAGAATACATTTCCTAGCCACCGTCAGTAATCAAGGAAATGGTTACGCAGAAGCTAAGGCCAAGTGGGGGCACCATTTGAAATGAGACCACAGCATGCCCCCAACTCCATTCTCTCTTCCTAACCCAAAACGACCTCCATGCGCCATCAGACAAACTTACTTGCAGTGATGGGCCACATGTAAGCTTTTGCAggggggcaaatagcagctccccacAGCCCTTTCTGGAAGGGAAAACGGCCCCACGCTGTGGTCCTGATCCTAACTGGGCCTCCGCAGCTCCTGGTGCTTGTCTGCTTGACCGTGTCCACGTGGACCTAAAAACAGTACAACAGACAGTTAGGCACCCAAAGTGGTCGAATGGACAGCACCACCTCCTCCAGGTGGTAGAATCCAACCCTGAATACACCTTTGCATTAAAAAAGTTTTATGCAAACCGAAAACTAGCACAGCCGGGTGAAATGCTCTACCCCTCCTCTTTGCTTGCTCTGCCAGCTTTCTATTTGCCAGGAGCTTGAAATATACAGGAGTGTTTAAAAATGTGACTCTcacctcctctctctgcccccaTATTCTCCTTCCTATGCGAACCAGGCCACTTAGACACTTGTGCATAAATCCACACACATAAACACTGAGGCACCATGCCATGCATAGTCTGGCAAGCTAGTTTTAAGCAGATGATAAGAACTGATAGGCCAGTGACATTTTCTAGAAGATCCTAAAGAATTCACACTGTGAATTTAAAGCAGCGCAAGAATAAACTAAAGTACTACAGCAGACACGAGTAGAGCCACCTCAAATGtcgtttcatttataccccacctttctccccagcggggactcaaagcaacgcacatcattctccttgcctccattttatcttcacaacaacccggtgaggtagcTTCGGCTGACAGGGAGTGACCGACCCTGACTCAAGCAGCGACCccttgtgggattagcaaatttatattagtaaagactttggattaatcatatagccaTATTATTATGCTAGCAAGAGGAAAAAGAatggatttttatgttttaaatccagaggagttagccgtgttagtctgtagtagcaaaatcgaaaagagtccagtagcacctttaagactaaccaattttattttattgtagcataagctttcgggaatcagaacttgattctcgaaagcttatgctacaataaaataaaattggttagtcttaaaggtgctactggactctttttgattatgttttaaagtaactggtctctgctctttagccaccccctccccccttttctccagTTGTATATGAAAATGAGAGAATGTTTGGCCTtggatagataactggacattcttGCGATGGAGAAGTAGGGGTagagacaaagggagaattatgagttttaaccccctccctttggagaagagagtttgtgtagaaaagtaaccagttgtggaatgaagatgctgctatggagaccaggataggatggcaaatgatgttgtcgcgagactgaaaggtggacaatctaaaggtgtaaaagagatcaggtgccttattttgaatgtgactttcgtttctccaaaatgatgtcacaagcccttaaaagtaacatgtgctcctttgttctgggggTACACTCTGAGCTCATCTTGAAGCCTgtgccctatatttgcaaatatactttttttacatcagcccttgtctgtctcgtCTCTTTTGCTCAGCGAATCGGAGGGGCAAAGGGGAGGCACTTTTGTGCAACACCCTCAAAATGAATACTTGCATGTTGCGTTCATCTGTCAGAGGGTTTGGGATTGCTCTCCAGATTTTAGGAGGAAAGAGCTGGAAGAAGGCAACAGAAAGGAGAGGGGGACACAAGGAAAAATCAGAGGACAATGAGAGAGCTGTGCGCTGTAGttcttttgaggggggggggagtgaattgCATAAACAACTGGGGAGCACAAGGACTTGAGGGGGCTCTCATCCCCACCCCAttgcttcctctttccctaccctGAAAGCCCCATAACTGCTCCCATTTTCCCATTCTGGCAGCCCCCAAATCCTGAAGTTTTCCTGCTTTAGTTCTCACCCACCCACCAATCTTCTCTGCCCATCTttggctatatttattatttatttacatcatgtaTACCGTGACTTTATCCAGAGAAGCttacattattttcttctccattttaccctcacaatataggtgggttaggctgagaggatgtgactggtgcaaagccacccagtgagcttccactgcagggtgaggattcgaacctgggcctcccgaAGTCTATTTTGAAACTGTTGTACCCTTCCAGCTTTtgaggggtggctgctgttgcgCAGTAGCgagcagctgggcctggataAGTCGTGCAAGCTGCGTCCTATCAAATTGCCTGGCCGTTGCTGCCGGGCCTGGCCACGAGTCCTTCCTCAAACACAGCCTTGGAAAGGGTCGTGCCCGCTCACACTGCCCTATATTAACAGAAACCAGGGCTTGAAGGGCGGCAGTGCAGTTGCGGTTCCCTAGGAACACCCACTGAGggaatttgtttcttaaagctacaggcgctGCTTCTTTGGAGAGCTTTACCaccaacaactttttaaaaaaagatttcagatttttctgaaaacctggaaAGTTTCTCacatttgtagaaagatttgCCGCGTCTGTCTATGGATGTAAGTAGGATCCAAGGCTGGGGCCACACTGGCCCTTCTCTACAACCGACCCAGGCGGCGCCTTTGTTTCCATCTCCGCGGCCTAACAAGTCAACCCAATCCAGGGTCCCGGAGGCCCCTTAGGGAGCAACTTCCAGGGCCGGCGCTTTCCCGAGTCCAACCAAGGACGGCAGCCCCGTCCCTGCCTGGAAATCGCTCGGCCCTCTGCTCTTCTGCCACAGGCGGACCAAGGGGGCTCCCCGCCGGGAACGGGATGCCCAGCGAATCGCTgcctgctccccccgccccccagcacgGGCTCCCGGGTCGTACTTCGGGGGCAACGCAGCGCCTACCCGCCGCCACTCCGGCGCTTCCTGCCCGGCGGCAGACTCGTCCCCGCGCCGTGCCCGCCCCGCTTCCGCGTGTCTGGCCGAGCCTCGCTTCCTGCTCCTGGCTGCTCTCCGGCGGGGTCGCGCCTCTGC of the Eublepharis macularius isolate TG4126 chromosome 5, MPM_Emac_v1.0, whole genome shotgun sequence genome contains:
- the LOC129329862 gene encoding perilipin-3-like, with protein sequence MVASGVDAVLEKSERMVDHFLPMTQEELEKLAVEVPGPNKASMKDEQQSYFIRLGSLSTKVRHRAYMYSLSKLHLLKENTQNMLFQLQMIINLVESVKEGVGQRFQEAQQKLHQVLSEWVQSQPGGKQAKEDAQKEVELRTLALLHFIAQGLGPAYSRLMSSIEGLPSNIREKVGQAISNVRQLQASFSSATSFQDLPSNILVQSREQIAKAREALDVLVEYVLQNTPLNWVVGPFRALPAATKEVTMAEMPRLADPEKAKKEPKDGGETTTSGAALKETLTPPRPATAVPKLAKMPEQAMEVEAEKVKEAGQTQEVAATFDMPKRAKKEVKQRERETEKAGESLQSKTPKASEKKP